A genome region from Ignavibacteriales bacterium includes the following:
- the ltrA gene encoding group II intron reverse transcriptase/maturase, giving the protein MTAQVCNQATVCAPPTDVEWHEIDWAICYGNVRRLQARIVKATQGGRWGKVKALQHLLTHSFSGKAIAVRRVTENQGKNTPGVDKEVWSTPNSKTKAIQSLRRHGYKPQPLRRVYIPKANGKRRPLGIPTMKDRAMQALYLLALEPVAETTADHNSFGFRKERSCHDAIEQCFKALSMRSAAQWVMEGDIKGCFDNINHDWMSAHICTDKGLLRKWLKAGYIEDRKLFPTKAGTPQGGIISPVLANMTLDSLQSLLAKRFHGKNLYGTGKQRWVNPRVNFIRYADDFVITGESKELLENEVRPLVEAFLAERGLVLSKEKTKITHIDEGFDFLGQNIRKYKGKLLIRPSQRSVSGFKREIKAKVDELATATQITLIREVNPIIIGWTNYHRHACSGKTFKGIQHWLWQTTWRWAMRRHPLKTAQWVKDKYYHHNGRRDWNFGVPQSNNKYFNLMNTMDVKIIRHPWIHTSANPFDPKWEEYFEKRLDLKVRGSVVRQKKLVALWREQNGTCPVCQQKITGIVEWQDVVDWHSHHIIPKSEGGSDENSNRVLLHPNCHRQVHSQGITVVKPAPRKMGLRKA; this is encoded by the coding sequence ATGACTGCGCAGGTATGCAATCAAGCGACAGTTTGTGCGCCTCCTACAGACGTGGAATGGCACGAGATCGATTGGGCCATATGCTACGGAAACGTAAGGAGGCTGCAAGCACGCATCGTGAAGGCAACACAGGGAGGCAGATGGGGGAAGGTGAAAGCTCTCCAACATCTGCTGACCCACTCGTTCAGCGGAAAAGCAATTGCCGTCAGACGAGTGACCGAAAACCAAGGCAAGAACACGCCGGGGGTTGACAAAGAAGTTTGGTCAACTCCTAATTCGAAAACCAAAGCCATACAGTCTCTCAGACGGCATGGGTACAAGCCGCAACCTCTGAGACGGGTCTATATCCCGAAAGCAAACGGTAAGAGACGTCCACTCGGTATTCCGACGATGAAGGACAGAGCCATGCAGGCGCTGTATCTGCTGGCGCTTGAACCTGTCGCCGAAACGACCGCCGACCACAACTCCTTCGGTTTCAGGAAGGAAAGGTCGTGCCATGACGCTATTGAGCAGTGCTTCAAAGCTTTGAGCATGAGAAGCGCGGCGCAGTGGGTAATGGAGGGAGACATCAAAGGATGCTTTGACAATATCAACCATGATTGGATGAGTGCTCACATTTGTACAGACAAAGGGCTCCTTCGAAAATGGTTGAAAGCTGGATACATTGAAGACAGGAAGTTATTCCCAACCAAAGCAGGTACACCACAGGGAGGGATAATTTCCCCAGTCTTGGCCAACATGACCTTGGACTCACTGCAATCGCTGTTGGCAAAACGATTCCATGGGAAGAACCTATATGGAACCGGAAAACAACGGTGGGTAAATCCAAGAGTCAACTTTATCCGGTATGCCGATGACTTCGTTATAACGGGAGAATCCAAAGAACTCCTGGAGAATGAAGTCAGGCCGCTTGTAGAAGCATTCCTAGCGGAGCGGGGTTTGGTCCTCTCCAAAGAGAAGACCAAAATCACTCATATCGATGAGGGCTTTGACTTTCTCGGTCAGAACATACGCAAATACAAAGGGAAGCTGTTGATAAGGCCTTCCCAGAGGAGCGTATCTGGCTTCAAGAGAGAAATCAAAGCGAAGGTCGATGAACTGGCAACTGCCACTCAGATCACCTTGATACGAGAAGTTAACCCGATCATAATCGGGTGGACCAACTATCACAGGCACGCCTGCTCTGGCAAGACCTTCAAGGGTATTCAGCACTGGCTCTGGCAAACGACGTGGCGATGGGCAATGAGAAGACACCCTCTCAAAACTGCACAATGGGTCAAAGACAAATACTACCACCATAACGGGAGAAGGGACTGGAACTTTGGAGTACCACAGAGCAACAACAAGTACTTCAATCTGATGAATACAATGGATGTGAAAATCATCAGGCATCCATGGATTCATACCAGCGCCAACCCCTTCGATCCAAAATGGGAAGAGTATTTTGAGAAGCGACTTGATCTCAAGGTCAGAGGCTCAGTGGTCAGGCAGAAGAAACTCGTCGCTCTCTGGAGAGAACAGAACGGGACATGTCCCGTTTGCCAACAGAAGATTACGGGAATAGTCGAGTGGCAGGATGTTGTAGATTGGCATAGCCACCACATTATCCCCAAATCTGAAGGCGGGTCGGACGAAAACTCCAACCGTGTTCTTTTGCATCCAAACTGCCACAGGCAAGTTCATAGCCAAGGAATCACAGTTGTGAAACCGGCTCCTCGCAAGATGGGCTTACGAAAGGCTTGA